One Spiribacter halobius DNA segment encodes these proteins:
- the bioC gene encoding malonyl-ACP O-methyltransferase BioC yields the protein MRESSDEPDPHALERAFDRAAATYDRAAVLQREIGRRMLQRMEFIRLAPERVVDLGAGTGERTVDLRRRFRKARVIALDRSRGMLQRARSRGSWLRSLPVIRGDVRSLPLADRSVDLLFANAVFHLCRDLSALFRECQRVLRPGGLLMFTTFGPDTLRELRESWTAADDHRHVNDFVDMHDIGDALVSAWFGDPVVDVEHFRLTYATPVDVMRDLKAMGEQTIQGGRAPGLTGRGRWQRMASAYERYRDPKGRLPATCEVIYGHARATGVVPQKRADGGGTDFYLDFFVGQGPGVQSDDGCGRCSVDARNQAPQSPGSRIFNGCVELRPCSVTA from the coding sequence ATGCGCGAATCGAGCGACGAGCCTGATCCCCACGCACTCGAGCGGGCGTTCGATCGCGCGGCCGCGACCTACGACCGGGCGGCCGTCCTGCAACGGGAGATCGGTCGCCGGATGCTCCAGCGAATGGAGTTCATCCGCCTCGCGCCGGAGCGGGTGGTGGATCTGGGGGCGGGCACGGGCGAGCGCACCGTGGATCTGCGCCGGCGCTTCCGCAAGGCCCGGGTCATTGCCCTCGACCGCTCCCGCGGGATGCTGCAGCGAGCCCGCAGCCGCGGGAGCTGGCTACGGTCGCTGCCGGTCATCCGTGGGGATGTCCGCAGCCTGCCGCTGGCCGACCGCAGCGTGGACCTGCTGTTCGCCAATGCCGTGTTTCACCTCTGTCGCGATCTGAGCGCCCTGTTCCGGGAGTGTCAGCGGGTGCTGCGCCCCGGTGGCCTGCTGATGTTCACCACCTTTGGCCCGGATACCCTGCGAGAGCTGCGGGAGAGCTGGACCGCTGCCGACGATCATCGCCACGTGAACGACTTCGTGGATATGCACGATATCGGCGATGCCCTGGTATCCGCCTGGTTCGGCGATCCGGTGGTGGACGTGGAGCACTTTCGCCTCACCTACGCGACTCCCGTCGATGTCATGCGGGATCTGAAGGCCATGGGGGAGCAGACGATCCAAGGCGGACGCGCGCCGGGTCTGACTGGGCGCGGGCGCTGGCAGCGCATGGCCTCAGCCTACGAGCGCTATCGGGACCCGAAGGGTCGGTTACCGGCCACCTGCGAGGTGATCTATGGTCACGCCCGGGCCACCGGCGTGGTTCCCCAGAAGCGAGCGGATGGCGGTGGGACGGACTTCTATCTGGATTTCTTTGTTGGCCAGGGCCCCGGGGTGCAATCCGATGATGGGTGTGGCCGCTGCTCCGTTGATGCGCGCAATCAGGCCCCGCAGTCACCGGGCAGTCGAATATTCAACGGGTGCGTGGAGTTGCGCCCATGTTCAGTTACAGCCTGA
- a CDS encoding flavodoxin domain-containing protein has translation MTARGSHAPAERNTKGDILQVVLAGLPGQRLPATDAGPEADPPPRRLTIVYGSETGTAEELAERAGELATAWGLFVRVRDMADCGVESLRAEPFLMVITATYGDGEPPNAATDLHERLHEPDAPRLDGVRFAVLALGDSCYRQFCQAGRDFDARLAELGAARLVPRMDCDADSEADFEENAEHWIDSALERFAEHAGVAAPARCT, from the coding sequence GTGACGGCAAGGGGTTCGCACGCGCCGGCGGAGCGTAACACCAAGGGCGACATCCTCCAGGTCGTCCTCGCCGGCCTACCGGGCCAGCGACTGCCCGCTACCGACGCCGGGCCGGAGGCAGACCCGCCGCCTCGGCGCCTGACCATTGTCTACGGCTCGGAGACCGGAACGGCCGAGGAGCTCGCCGAGCGCGCGGGTGAGCTCGCCACCGCATGGGGCCTGTTCGTGCGGGTGCGGGACATGGCCGACTGCGGCGTGGAGTCGCTGCGCGCCGAGCCCTTTCTCATGGTGATCACCGCCACCTATGGCGATGGCGAGCCGCCGAATGCCGCCACCGACCTGCATGAGCGCCTGCACGAGCCGGACGCCCCGCGGCTCGACGGGGTCAGGTTCGCCGTGCTCGCGCTCGGTGATTCCTGCTATCGGCAATTCTGCCAGGCGGGCCGGGACTTCGACGCACGCCTTGCGGAGCTGGGCGCTGCGCGCCTCGTCCCACGCATGGACTGTGACGCGGACAGCGAGGCGGACTTCGAGGAGAACGCCGAGCACTGGATCGACAGCGCCCTGGAGCGCTTCGCGGAGCATGCCGGTGTCGCCGCGCCCGCGAGATGCACCTGA
- a CDS encoding FAD-binding oxidoreductase: protein MGRMTTAAPVPAPTDAPDATGLGTRREPCELQVLDTALIAPDTLRLGLARVDGAPVRYEPGHFCNLAIPGPQGEVWRSYSVATPLRSGEARERIEVVAAAVPGGLATEYLFARRPGDRLRASGPFGRLLLPGEDPEYYLLMGTGTGLAPYRAMLPEIEQRAAGRALRVTVVMGVRSPAAALYLDEFRGFVARDPQHRRLWVHYSRELPETPAADEAAGYVQQGLPFLGLLPATTLAYLCGNPGMIDAAAGWLGAAGFPRRRVVREKYQSRPTAG, encoded by the coding sequence ATGGGACGCATGACCACGGCCGCCCCCGTGCCGGCACCCACGGACGCCCCGGACGCCACGGGGCTCGGCACGCGACGCGAGCCCTGTGAGCTCCAGGTACTCGATACCGCGCTGATCGCCCCGGACACCCTGCGCCTCGGCCTTGCCCGGGTGGACGGTGCCCCGGTGCGCTACGAGCCGGGGCATTTCTGCAATCTCGCCATTCCCGGCCCGCAGGGCGAGGTCTGGCGCAGCTACAGCGTGGCGACACCGCTGCGTTCCGGCGAGGCCCGCGAGCGGATCGAGGTGGTGGCGGCGGCCGTGCCGGGCGGGCTCGCCACCGAGTACCTGTTCGCGCGCCGCCCGGGGGACCGGCTGCGGGCCAGCGGCCCGTTCGGGCGCCTGCTGCTGCCCGGCGAGGATCCGGAGTACTACCTGCTCATGGGCACGGGCACCGGGCTCGCCCCCTATCGGGCCATGCTGCCGGAGATCGAGCAGCGTGCCGCCGGCCGGGCGCTGCGGGTGACCGTCGTCATGGGCGTACGCTCGCCCGCTGCGGCGCTCTACCTGGACGAGTTCCGCGGCTTCGTCGCCCGGGACCCGCAGCACCGCCGTCTGTGGGTGCACTACAGCCGCGAGCTCCCGGAGACGCCCGCGGCGGATGAGGCCGCCGGCTACGTGCAGCAGGGCCTGCCGTTCCTCGGCCTCCTGCCGGCCACCACGCTGGCCTACCTCTGCGGCAACCCGGGCATGATCGACGCCGCGGCCGGCTGGCTGGGCGCGGCGGGGTTCCCTCGCCGCCGCGTCGTGCGCGAGAAGTACCAGTCGCGCCCCACAGCAGGTTGA
- the sdhD gene encoding succinate dehydrogenase, hydrophobic membrane anchor protein, with protein MSTDRRTPLARARGLGSAHAGVGHWWRQRLTAAALVPLGLWLAVALVRLSGAPHATVQAWLAAPWNAIAMLLLLAVAGLHLALGLQVIVEDYVHRKAAAVALRGLVTAGCLGLLAVGGYAVLYVAFGR; from the coding sequence ATGAGTACTGACCGCCGGACGCCCCTCGCCCGTGCCCGCGGGCTCGGCAGCGCCCATGCCGGCGTCGGCCACTGGTGGCGGCAGCGACTGACGGCCGCGGCGCTCGTGCCGCTCGGGCTGTGGCTCGCGGTCGCGCTGGTGCGCCTCAGCGGCGCGCCGCACGCGACCGTCCAAGCGTGGCTGGCGGCACCCTGGAACGCCATCGCGATGCTGCTGCTGCTGGCGGTGGCCGGGCTTCACCTGGCGCTCGGCCTGCAGGTGATCGTGGAGGACTACGTGCACCGCAAGGCGGCCGCGGTCGCGCTGCGGGGGCTGGTGACGGCGGGCTGCCTCGGGCTGTTGGCAGTCGGCGGTTACGCCGTGCTGTACGTGGCCTTCGGTCGCTGA
- the sdhC gene encoding succinate dehydrogenase, cytochrome b556 subunit — translation MAADRRRPLSPHVQVYRPQLTSVLSILHRLSGLLLGLAAPAFVLWLAAVAAGPFWYATARALLSGPVGRVALLVVVFAFFYHLCNGVRHLAWDAGYGFELRRIYASGWTVVLASLLLTALTALLALLPWGASS, via the coding sequence ATGGCCGCTGACCGCCGCCGCCCGCTCTCGCCCCACGTGCAGGTCTACCGGCCGCAGCTCACCTCGGTGCTGTCCATCCTCCATCGCCTGAGCGGCCTGCTGCTGGGTCTCGCGGCGCCGGCGTTCGTGCTCTGGCTGGCGGCGGTGGCCGCCGGGCCGTTCTGGTATGCGACCGCGCGCGCCCTGCTGTCGGGGCCGGTGGGGCGCGTCGCGCTGCTGGTGGTCGTGTTCGCCTTCTTCTATCACCTCTGCAACGGTGTCCGGCATCTGGCCTGGGACGCCGGCTACGGCTTCGAGCTGCGGCGCATCTACGCCTCAGGCTGGACGGTGGTGCTGGCGAGCCTGCTCCTCACCGCGCTCACCGCGCTGCTCGCCCTGCTGCCGTGGGGAGCCTCGTCATGA
- a CDS encoding succinate dehydrogenase iron-sulfur subunit codes for MLIRDSSERPRGTLLKRFPVPRSQGLSPGSRVRAGREWPAPANARRLRTLQVYRYDPEGDEGPRLDTYRVDAEACGPMLLDALIHIKNTVDPTLTFRRSCREGVCGSCAMNIDGTNWLACTRALTETDEPVQVYPLNNLPIIKDLVGDQRHAFAQYELIRPWLRADTPAPDAHERLQSPEERARLDGAYECILCFCCTSGCPSHWWNGDRFLGPAVLLQAYRWLADSRDEATGERLDELEDPFRLYRCHTILNCTRTCPKGLNPGWAIAEIKRMLLERNL; via the coding sequence ATGCTGATACGCGACTCCAGCGAGCGCCCGCGAGGCACCCTGCTCAAGCGCTTCCCGGTGCCCCGCAGCCAGGGGCTATCGCCGGGCTCCCGGGTGCGCGCCGGGCGCGAGTGGCCGGCGCCCGCCAACGCCCGGCGCCTGCGCACGCTCCAGGTCTACCGCTACGATCCGGAGGGTGACGAGGGGCCGCGCCTCGACACCTACCGGGTGGATGCCGAGGCCTGCGGGCCGATGCTGCTCGATGCCCTCATCCACATCAAGAACACGGTGGATCCCACCCTCACCTTCCGGCGCTCCTGCCGCGAGGGCGTCTGCGGCTCCTGCGCCATGAACATCGACGGCACCAACTGGCTGGCCTGCACCCGGGCGCTCACCGAGACCGACGAGCCGGTTCAGGTCTATCCGCTCAACAACCTCCCGATCATCAAGGATCTCGTCGGCGACCAGCGGCACGCGTTCGCGCAGTACGAGCTGATCCGGCCCTGGCTGCGCGCGGACACGCCGGCCCCGGATGCGCACGAGCGGCTGCAGTCGCCGGAGGAGCGGGCCCGTCTGGACGGGGCCTACGAGTGCATCCTCTGCTTCTGCTGCACCTCCGGCTGCCCGAGCCACTGGTGGAACGGCGACCGCTTCCTCGGCCCAGCGGTCCTGCTGCAGGCCTACCGCTGGCTTGCGGACAGCCGTGACGAGGCCACCGGCGAGCGCCTCGACGAGCTCGAGGACCCCTTCCGGCTCTACCGCTGCCATACCATCCTCAACTGCACCCGCACCTGCCCCAAGGGCCTGAACCCGGGGTGGGCCATCGCCGAGATCAAGCGGATGCTGCTGGAGCGCAACCTCTGA
- a CDS encoding carboxymuconolactone decarboxylase family protein codes for MTGQRPGARRKDLTPEVETAWRAFSRAVFASGALDAKTKQLIAVAAAHVTQCPDCIRGHTHAARREGADEAELLEAIWVAAEMRAGGAVAHSRRAFDAYDEGAGGQ; via the coding sequence ATGACCGGACAACGACCCGGGGCGCGCCGCAAGGACCTGACGCCGGAGGTGGAGACCGCCTGGCGGGCCTTCAGCCGCGCCGTCTTCGCTTCCGGCGCGCTGGACGCGAAGACGAAGCAGCTGATCGCGGTGGCCGCTGCCCACGTGACCCAGTGCCCCGACTGCATCCGCGGGCACACCCACGCCGCCCGCCGTGAAGGCGCCGACGAGGCGGAGCTGCTGGAGGCCATCTGGGTGGCGGCGGAAATGCGGGCCGGTGGTGCGGTGGCGCATTCGCGCCGCGCCTTCGATGCCTACGACGAGGGTGCGGGAGGACAGTGA
- a CDS encoding RrF2 family transcriptional regulator: MKLTRYSDYSLRVLMYLGVRGEGLATISEIAEAYGISRNHVMKVVFDLGRIGYIETVRGKRGGIRLRRAPEEINVGELVRRTETSLELVECFGSDNTCCLAPVCVLRGALDEALRAFLEVLDRYTLADLIAPRHQLADQLRTVTFG, translated from the coding sequence ATTAAGCTCACGCGCTACAGCGACTACTCCCTGCGCGTGCTGATGTACCTGGGGGTGCGCGGCGAGGGGCTCGCGACCATCAGCGAGATCGCCGAGGCCTACGGCATTTCGCGCAACCATGTCATGAAGGTGGTCTTCGATCTCGGGCGCATCGGCTACATCGAAACGGTGCGCGGCAAGCGCGGCGGCATCCGGCTGCGGCGGGCACCGGAGGAGATCAATGTCGGCGAGCTGGTGCGGCGCACGGAGACGAGCCTCGAGCTGGTGGAGTGCTTCGGCAGCGACAACACCTGCTGCCTGGCCCCGGTGTGCGTGCTGCGCGGCGCCCTCGACGAGGCCCTGCGCGCCTTTCTCGAGGTGCTTGACCGCTACACGCTGGCCGATCTCATCGCACCCCGGCACCAGCTGGCAGACCAGCTGCGCACCGTCACGTTCGGGTAA
- a CDS encoding hemerythrin domain-containing protein: MSQHPLDVLHEEHRQLRGLLAILERQLFSTHDGGSPDFEVMAELLDYLADEPEHLHHRFEARLLEALAQRRPELTGLSAELGRARGRIATGGRKLQRLVSEVIDGLLVPRQRLARLGLRYVRSYQALMAREEAEAFPALERDLRPADWIELITACHWRCGLSSPPLDEPGYDALRRRIEHEAGGFWPAGTATDLRCPVCDDT; this comes from the coding sequence ATGAGCCAGCACCCCTTGGACGTGCTGCACGAGGAGCACCGCCAGCTGCGCGGGCTCCTCGCCATCCTCGAGCGCCAGCTCTTCAGCACCCACGACGGCGGCTCGCCGGATTTCGAGGTGATGGCGGAGCTGCTGGACTACCTCGCTGATGAGCCCGAGCACCTTCACCACCGCTTCGAGGCGCGCCTGCTCGAAGCCCTGGCGCAGCGCAGGCCCGAGCTCACCGGCCTGAGTGCCGAGCTGGGCCGCGCTCGGGGCCGCATCGCCACCGGCGGGCGCAAGCTGCAGCGCCTGGTCAGCGAGGTCATCGACGGACTGCTGGTTCCGCGGCAACGACTCGCCCGGCTCGGCCTGCGTTACGTGCGCAGCTACCAGGCGCTCATGGCGCGTGAGGAGGCAGAGGCATTCCCCGCCCTGGAACGGGACCTCCGCCCCGCCGACTGGATCGAGCTCATCACGGCCTGCCACTGGCGTTGCGGGCTCAGTTCTCCACCGCTGGACGAGCCCGGATACGACGCATTGCGGCGCCGCATTGAGCACGAAGCGGGTGGATTCTGGCCAGCCGGCACGGCGACGGACCTGCGCTGCCCGGTCTGCGACGACACCTGA
- a CDS encoding cytochrome P450 — protein sequence MSQHCPCNSDPRRAEVTRDPLAAYDGLRARCPVAGSGLLGWTLTDNAGIRAVLHDPETFSNSVSRHLSVPNGMDPPQHTPFRRLVERYFEPAEVAGLEPELDGIARELAEAARGAGDVDLVSAFCEPFAVRAQCAFLGWPRSVEARLAE from the coding sequence GTGAGCCAGCACTGCCCATGCAACTCGGACCCACGCAGAGCGGAGGTCACGCGGGATCCGCTCGCCGCCTACGACGGCCTGCGCGCGCGCTGCCCGGTGGCAGGCAGCGGGCTGCTCGGTTGGACCCTGACGGACAACGCCGGCATCCGCGCGGTGCTGCACGACCCCGAGACCTTCAGCAACTCGGTCTCGCGGCACCTGTCGGTGCCGAACGGCATGGATCCGCCCCAGCACACGCCCTTCCGGCGCCTCGTCGAGCGCTACTTCGAGCCCGCCGAGGTGGCCGGACTGGAGCCCGAGCTCGACGGCATCGCCCGCGAGCTGGCCGAGGCTGCACGCGGCGCGGGGGATGTGGACCTCGTCAGTGCCTTCTGCGAACCCTTCGCAGTCCGCGCCCAGTGCGCCTTCCTCGGCTGGCCGCGCTCGGTGGAGGCGCGGCTTGCGGAATGA
- a CDS encoding cytochrome P450 has protein sequence MVALLDERRALGDDAPPDRTTRLLHEQVDGRRLTDAEIVSILRNWTMGEVGTLAASLGIIGAFLAGHPAEQERLRADPAAVPDAIEEVLRLHGPLLANRRRVTRDTTIAGQPVAAGDRVTLLWVPANRDPAAFSGPLAYRPARDQSRNLLWGEGLHVCPGAPLDVAGLAPQPQATPQPAVYPASGFASVPLRLE, from the coding sequence GTGGTGGCGCTGCTCGACGAGCGCCGCGCCCTTGGGGACGACGCACCGCCGGACCGCACGACACGGCTCCTCCATGAGCAGGTGGACGGACGGCGGCTCACGGACGCGGAGATCGTCAGCATCCTGCGCAACTGGACCATGGGGGAGGTCGGCACCCTGGCGGCCTCCCTCGGCATCATCGGCGCCTTCCTTGCCGGACACCCGGCGGAGCAGGAACGCCTGCGCGCAGACCCGGCCGCGGTCCCCGACGCCATCGAGGAGGTCCTGCGCCTGCACGGGCCGCTGCTCGCCAACCGCCGCCGCGTCACCCGGGACACGACCATCGCCGGCCAGCCGGTCGCCGCCGGGGATCGCGTGACGCTGCTCTGGGTGCCCGCCAACCGGGATCCGGCGGCCTTCAGCGGCCCCCTCGCCTACCGCCCGGCGCGGGATCAGTCCCGCAACCTGCTCTGGGGTGAGGGCCTGCACGTCTGTCCCGGCGCGCCGCTGGACGTCGCCGGGCTGGCGCCGCAACCGCAGGCGACGCCCCAGCCTGCTGTCTATCCGGCCAGCGGCTTCGCGTCCGTCCCCCTGCGGCTGGAATGA
- a CDS encoding GreA/GreB family elongation factor, translated as MAESFSPLSRFDVERLESLLGRQSGPSAGADHVADLAVRIQTCDQADPLAMPRDVVTMNSTVALDNVMTGKRFQCTLVFPHAADSSAGAISVLAPLGAALLGSRVGDTLNVATPGGSCRYRVEALVFQPEAAGRFDL; from the coding sequence ATGGCCGAAAGCTTCTCTCCGTTGTCCAGGTTCGACGTCGAGCGTCTGGAATCGCTGCTTGGCCGGCAGTCCGGCCCTTCCGCCGGCGCCGATCACGTGGCCGATCTCGCGGTCCGCATCCAGACCTGCGATCAGGCGGATCCGCTGGCCATGCCGCGCGACGTGGTGACGATGAACAGCACGGTGGCCCTCGACAACGTCATGACGGGAAAGCGGTTCCAGTGCACGCTCGTGTTCCCGCATGCGGCGGATTCGAGCGCCGGGGCGATCTCCGTGCTGGCCCCGCTGGGGGCTGCGCTGCTGGGCTCGCGTGTGGGCGACACGCTGAACGTGGCCACTCCGGGGGGAAGCTGCCGGTACCGGGTGGAGGCGCTCGTGTTCCAGCCGGAGGCGGCAGGGCGCTTTGACCTCTAA
- a CDS encoding tellurite resistance/C4-dicarboxylate transporter family protein codes for MPASSQITAAVRDLSPAYFALVMATGVISIAAQMLGFGPLAHALFYLNGLFYVLLLILHGLRLCWFPGRFVSDLTDHARGPGYFTWVASTAVLGSQFVLLAGAQRVALALWALACLLWLGITYSVFTIFVAKEDKPPLERGINGAWLLAVVATQSIAVLSAHLAPHWAQPYRLELNFLALSMWLWGGMLYIWMIALIFYRYYFFAFSPGDLAPPYWISMGAMAISTLAGSLLIVNSPDAPYLESLQPFIKGFTVFYWATGTWWIPMLLLLGIWRHFIRRFPFVYDPLYWGLVFPLGMYTAATTQMVEAMELSFLQPLPTACFYVALAAWLVTFFGLLRSVARRMRAPQANPYG; via the coding sequence ATGCCGGCGTCATCACAGATCACGGCTGCGGTGCGCGATCTCTCCCCGGCCTACTTTGCCCTGGTAATGGCCACCGGGGTGATTTCCATCGCCGCGCAGATGCTCGGCTTCGGCCCGCTCGCCCACGCGCTCTTCTACCTCAACGGCCTGTTCTACGTGTTGCTGCTGATCCTGCATGGCCTGCGCCTGTGCTGGTTCCCTGGTCGCTTCGTCAGCGACCTGACCGATCATGCACGCGGGCCAGGGTACTTCACATGGGTGGCGAGCACCGCCGTGCTCGGCAGCCAGTTCGTACTGCTGGCCGGTGCACAGAGGGTCGCCCTCGCCCTGTGGGCCCTGGCCTGCCTGCTCTGGCTCGGCATCACCTACAGCGTGTTCACGATCTTCGTCGCCAAGGAGGACAAGCCACCCCTGGAGCGGGGCATCAATGGTGCCTGGCTGCTTGCCGTAGTGGCGACGCAGTCCATCGCGGTGCTGAGCGCCCATCTCGCGCCGCACTGGGCGCAGCCATACCGGCTCGAGCTGAACTTTCTCGCCCTGTCCATGTGGCTATGGGGCGGAATGCTTTACATCTGGATGATCGCGCTGATCTTCTACCGGTACTACTTCTTCGCCTTCTCGCCTGGAGACCTCGCGCCGCCCTACTGGATCAGCATGGGCGCGATGGCCATATCGACCCTCGCCGGGTCGCTGCTCATCGTCAACAGCCCCGATGCCCCCTACCTCGAGTCTTTGCAGCCCTTCATCAAGGGCTTCACGGTGTTCTACTGGGCCACTGGAACGTGGTGGATACCAATGCTGCTCCTCCTGGGCATCTGGCGGCATTTCATTCGGCGGTTTCCGTTCGTCTACGACCCGCTGTACTGGGGTCTGGTGTTCCCCCTTGGCATGTACACCGCGGCCACGACGCAAATGGTGGAGGCCATGGAGCTCTCCTTTCTCCAACCGCTGCCGACGGCATGCTTCTATGTCGCGCTCGCAGCCTGGCTGGTCACGTTTTTCGGCCTGCTGCGCAGCGTCGCCCGCCGGATGCGGGCGCCGCAAGCGAATCCCTATGGATAG
- a CDS encoding NnrS family protein, whose product MGKLTGGSRRHPAYPVFFPVAAAYGAIALPVSVLALHGMAPLPPLATPWGHAQELLFGFGLLVAAGFLLSRERPAVLALLLGLWLLARTATLVAPAGPVAALAGSGFALLVAAVAAPRFLSAAKKLRNQAFAPILIAISLAATAFHAAGASLGTPARYAAVHAGVLLFAVLMLFMAGRIIAPAAAGAARQAGHHLEARVQPRLEAALLLLMAIALVAMLIPGARVAGGTALVLAGVVAAVRLARWRLWWSRHRPDLLCLGAGYAWLAVGLLLWGASALLGVPGRGEAVHAITVGAMGTLTVSVMARIWLVKAGADPAAAPEPVIGTLLLAGAAALRLLQPGSEPALLAAAALWALAYLVLLGLFLRVPHGRRRAARASGEARRRAPGRP is encoded by the coding sequence ATGGGCAAGCTGACAGGCGGCTCGCGGCGGCACCCGGCCTACCCGGTGTTCTTTCCGGTCGCCGCGGCCTATGGGGCCATTGCGCTGCCGGTCTCCGTACTGGCCCTGCACGGCATGGCGCCCCTGCCCCCTCTGGCGACGCCGTGGGGGCACGCCCAGGAGCTGCTCTTCGGCTTCGGCCTCCTGGTGGCGGCCGGATTCCTGCTGAGTCGCGAGCGGCCGGCTGTGCTCGCGCTGCTGCTCGGCCTCTGGCTGCTGGCGCGCACCGCCACCCTGGTGGCTCCCGCGGGGCCCGTTGCCGCTCTCGCCGGCAGCGGCTTCGCGCTGCTCGTCGCCGCGGTGGCCGCGCCACGGTTCCTGAGCGCGGCGAAGAAGCTCCGCAACCAGGCCTTCGCCCCCATCCTGATCGCCATCAGCCTGGCCGCAACGGCCTTCCACGCCGCCGGAGCCAGCCTTGGCACACCGGCGCGCTATGCGGCCGTGCATGCCGGCGTGCTGCTATTCGCGGTGCTCATGCTTTTCATGGCGGGACGCATCATCGCGCCGGCCGCGGCCGGTGCCGCCCGGCAGGCCGGGCATCACCTGGAGGCGCGCGTGCAGCCGCGTCTGGAGGCTGCCCTGCTGCTGCTCATGGCCATCGCCCTGGTGGCCATGCTGATACCTGGCGCGAGGGTCGCGGGCGGCACCGCGCTGGTGCTCGCGGGCGTGGTCGCGGCTGTGCGCCTCGCACGCTGGCGTCTGTGGTGGAGTCGCCACCGCCCGGACCTGCTCTGCCTCGGCGCCGGCTACGCGTGGCTCGCTGTCGGCCTGCTGCTCTGGGGCGCGAGCGCCCTGCTCGGGGTACCCGGCCGCGGCGAGGCCGTGCACGCGATCACCGTCGGCGCCATGGGCACGCTCACCGTATCGGTGATGGCGCGCATCTGGCTCGTCAAGGCCGGCGCCGATCCCGCGGCGGCACCCGAACCGGTCATCGGCACGCTGCTGCTCGCAGGCGCAGCGGCGCTGCGGCTGCTGCAGCCCGGCAGCGAGCCGGCGCTACTCGCGGCCGCGGCCCTCTGGGCGCTGGCCTACCTGGTGCTGCTCGGACTTTTCCTGCGCGTTCCCCACGGTCGGAGGCGCGCGGCCCGCGCCAGCGGGGAGGCCCGAAGACGGGCGCCGGGACGTCCCTGA
- a CDS encoding redoxin domain-containing protein codes for MGELAFHDWLGHHWGMLFSHPGDFTPVCTTELAAVARLAPEFERRRTRVISLSADALASHRQWSREIAASDGIAPNFPMISDPELEIARAYDMLPAADVSAPGCGPALDRVAGRSVVIVTPGHRVAAMLSYPLACGRNFHEVLRLLDALQLTDRHPVATPADWVPGEPVLASPVPAPGTRGLNRPGERAVSKPYVRRIRQPL; via the coding sequence GTGGGCGAGCTGGCCTTTCACGACTGGCTGGGACACCACTGGGGCATGCTGTTCTCGCACCCGGGGGATTTCACGCCCGTCTGCACCACCGAGCTGGCGGCTGTCGCGCGCCTGGCACCGGAGTTCGAACGTCGTCGCACCCGGGTGATTTCGCTCTCGGCGGATGCCCTGGCAAGCCACCGCCAGTGGTCGCGCGAGATCGCCGCGAGCGACGGTATCGCCCCCAACTTCCCGATGATCTCCGACCCTGAGCTCGAGATCGCCCGCGCCTACGACATGCTGCCCGCCGCCGACGTCAGCGCTCCCGGCTGCGGTCCGGCCCTGGACCGTGTAGCCGGGCGCTCGGTGGTCATCGTCACGCCGGGACACCGGGTGGCCGCCATGCTCTCCTATCCGCTCGCCTGCGGGCGCAACTTCCACGAGGTCCTGCGCCTGCTGGACGCACTCCAGCTCACGGACCGGCATCCGGTGGCGACACCGGCCGACTGGGTGCCGGGCGAGCCCGTGCTCGCCAGTCCGGTACCGGCGCCGGGCACACGGGGGTTGAATCGCCCTGGGGAGCGCGCGGTGAGCAAGCCCTATGTGCGCCGCATCCGCCAGCCGTTGTGA
- a CDS encoding H-NS histone family protein: MTQSNVDLSKYNIEELATLKKDIDKEIQGRRKQDQKKALREAKKVAERYGFSLTDLVGAPAKAGKSSGKGTVRFRHPEDPSKTWSGRGRKPGWVKDWEAKGRDLDELRAA, from the coding sequence ATGACGCAGAGCAACGTGGATCTCTCGAAGTACAACATCGAAGAGCTCGCAACTCTCAAGAAGGACATTGACAAAGAGATTCAGGGCCGGCGCAAGCAGGACCAGAAAAAGGCACTCCGGGAGGCGAAGAAGGTAGCCGAGCGCTATGGTTTCTCCTTGACGGACTTGGTCGGTGCGCCCGCCAAGGCTGGGAAGTCTTCCGGAAAGGGCACCGTTCGATTTCGGCACCCGGAGGATCCGAGCAAGACCTGGTCGGGACGCGGCCGCAAACCCGGCTGGGTCAAGGACTGGGAAGCCAAGGGCCGTGACCTTGACGAGTTGCGAGCGGCCTGA